The stretch of DNA GGACCCGGGAAGCCGAATCCTCGACGTGGGCCAGCGCGGTCTCGACTCGTTCGGACACCTGCTCCTGCAGGTGCTCGGCGCGTTCGGTCGGAAGCAGATTCGTGAGGGACTCCGTCGCTCGTGTCATGACCCCACTTTGTCACAAGAACCGGCAGCACGAACCGATCCGAAGTACTCGAGTCACGGCGGCGGAACCACACGGAACCGCACAATGGCAACATGGTGGTGTGACTTCACCTCATCAGACCGCAACCGCAACGCTGCACACCAACCGCGGCGACATCAAGATCGCGCTGTTCGGCAACCACGCGCCCAAGACCGTCGAGAACTTCGTCGGCCTGGCCGACGGTTCGAAGGACTACAGCACCGCCAACGCCGGCGGCACCAACTCCGGACCGTTCTACGACGGCGCCGTCTTCCACCGCGTCATCGACGGGTTCATGATCCAGGGCGGCGACCCGACGGGCACCGGCGCCGGCGGCCCGGGCTACAAGTTCGGCGACGAGTTCCACCCGGAACTGCAGTTCGACCGCGCCTACATCCTGGCCATGGCCAACGCGGGCCCGGGAACCAACGGTTCGCAGTTCTTCATCACCACCGGCCCGACGCCGCACCTCAACCGTCGCCACACCATCTTCGGTGAGGT from Rhodococcus opacus B4 encodes:
- a CDS encoding peptidylprolyl isomerase, which encodes MTSPHQTATATLHTNRGDIKIALFGNHAPKTVENFVGLADGSKDYSTANAGGTNSGPFYDGAVFHRVIDGFMIQGGDPTGTGAGGPGYKFGDEFHPELQFDRAYILAMANAGPGTNGSQFFITTGPTPHLNRRHTIFGEVVDEESKKVVDAISTTATDRSDRPLEPVVINSVTIA